The following proteins are co-located in the Triplophysa dalaica isolate WHDGS20190420 chromosome 2, ASM1584641v1, whole genome shotgun sequence genome:
- the LOC130434520 gene encoding neurofilament heavy polypeptide-like isoform X2 codes for MPGNTQKLCPGCNTLISVAFKTCPLCKQLQPYKTKVAKKRCNFQNKKAEWKKSIEKNNNRTVVLNSCHVMFIVKDRRRPQVAQKLLTLQKLLPPALQKLLPPTPQKLLPPAPQKLLPPAPQKLLPPTPQKPLPPAPPEAAAPIPPEAAATSPPEAAPTCPPEAAATNPPEAAPTSPPEAAAPIPPEAAATSPPEAAPTSPQEATATSPPEATATSPPEATSPPEATATSPQEATSPPEATATSPQEATSPPEATATSPQEATSPPEATATSPQEATSPQEATATSPQEATSPPEATATSPPEATGIDITGSSEATRPQAQKAKNRPRNEVHYPVQQMEASKKKKKWNRGGPHSLGSMQDLVIGICICVGAWLAARENSHKSCKKVYEEQLELAVCRHVEQRTSQCCWFHLRAGSGEVVDF; via the exons ATGCCGGGAAACACACAGAAATTGTGCCCCGGGTGCAACACCCTGATAAGTGTTGCATTCAAGACATGCCCACTCTGCAAACAACTCCAGCCGTACAAAACAAAAGTTGCAAAAAAGAGATGCaactttcaaaataagaagGCTGAATGGAAGAAGTCAAtcgagaaaaacaacaacaggacAGTTGTACTTAATAGCTGCCATGTAATG TTCATTGTCAAAGACAGAAGAAGGCCACAAGTAGCACAGAAACTACTGACCCTCCAGAAGCTactgccaccagccctccagaagctgctgccaccaaccccccagaagctgctgccaccagccccccagaagctgctgccaccagccccccagaagctgctgccaccaaCCCCCCAGAAGCCGCTCCCACCAGcccccccagaagctgctgcccccattcccccagaagctgctgccaccagccccccagaagccgcTCCCACCTGtcccccagaagctgctgccaccaaCCCCCCAGAAGCCGCTCCCACCAGtcccccagaagctgctgcccccattcccccagaagctgctgccaccagccccccagaagccgcTCCCACCAGCCCCCAAGAAGCTactgccaccagccctccagaagccactgccaccagccccccagaagccaccagccctccagaagccactgccaccagcccccaagaagccaccagccctccagaagccactgccaccagcccccaagaagccaccagccctccagaagccactgccaccagcccccaagaagccaccagccctccagaagccactgccaccagcccccaaGAAGCCACCAGCCCTCAAGAAgccactgccaccagcccccaagaagccaccagccctccagaagccactgccaccagccccccagaagctaCCGGTATTGATATCACAGGCTCATCAGAAGCCACAAGACCCCAGGCCCAGAAGGCCAAAAATAGACCAAGAAATGAAGTACACT ATCCAGTCCAACAGATGGAAGCcagcaagaaaaagaaaaagt GGAACAGAGGAGGTCCTCATTCGTTGGGTTCCATGCAAGACCTG GTTATTGGAATATGCATTTGTGTTGGGGCTTGGTTGGCAGCCAGAGAGAATTCCCACAAATCCTGCAAGAAGGTTTATGAGGAGCAACTGGAGTTGGCTGTCTGCAGGCACGTTGAGCAGAGAACATCACAATGCTGCTGGTTCCATCTTAGGGCAGGAAGTGGAGAAGTAGTTG ACTTCTAA
- the LOC130434520 gene encoding proteoglycan 4-like isoform X3: MPGNTQKLCPGCNTLISVAFKTCPLCKQLQPYKTKVAKKRCNFQNKKAEWKKSIEKNNNRTVVLNSCHVMFIVKDRRRPQVAQKLLTLQKLLPPALQKLLPPTPQKLLPPAPQKLLPPAPQKLLPPTPQKPLPPAPPEAAAPIPPEAAATSPPEAAPTCPPEAAATNPPEAAPTSPPEAAAPIPPEAAATSPPEAAPTSPQEATATSPPEATATSPPEATSPPEATATSPQEATSPPEATATSPQEATSPPEATATSPQEATSPPEATATSPQEATSPQEATATSPQEATSPPEATATSPPEATDPVQQMEASKKKKKYECPECCRRVSQNNFDYSKVLKKRVREGTEEVLIRWVPCKTWLLEYAFVLGLGWQPERIPTNPARRFMRSNWSWLSAGTLSREHHNAAGSILGQEVEK, translated from the exons ATGCCGGGAAACACACAGAAATTGTGCCCCGGGTGCAACACCCTGATAAGTGTTGCATTCAAGACATGCCCACTCTGCAAACAACTCCAGCCGTACAAAACAAAAGTTGCAAAAAAGAGATGCaactttcaaaataagaagGCTGAATGGAAGAAGTCAAtcgagaaaaacaacaacaggacAGTTGTACTTAATAGCTGCCATGTAATG TTCATTGTCAAAGACAGAAGAAGGCCACAAGTAGCACAGAAACTACTGACCCTCCAGAAGCTactgccaccagccctccagaagctgctgccaccaaccccccagaagctgctgccaccagccccccagaagctgctgccaccagccccccagaagctgctgccaccaaCCCCCCAGAAGCCGCTCCCACCAGcccccccagaagctgctgcccccattcccccagaagctgctgccaccagccccccagaagccgcTCCCACCTGtcccccagaagctgctgccaccaaCCCCCCAGAAGCCGCTCCCACCAGtcccccagaagctgctgcccccattcccccagaagctgctgccaccagccccccagaagccgcTCCCACCAGCCCCCAAGAAGCTactgccaccagccctccagaagccactgccaccagccccccagaagccaccagccctccagaagccactgccaccagcccccaagaagccaccagccctccagaagccactgccaccagcccccaagaagccaccagccctccagaagccactgccaccagcccccaagaagccaccagccctccagaagccactgccaccagcccccaaGAAGCCACCAGCCCTCAAGAAgccactgccaccagcccccaagaagccaccagccctccagaagccactgccaccagccccccagaagctaCCG ATCCAGTCCAACAGATGGAAGCcagcaagaaaaagaaaaagt ATGAGTGTCCAGAATGCTGTAGGAGAGTGAGCCAAAACAACTTTGATTACTCCaaggttttgaaaaaaagagtgagagag GGAACAGAGGAGGTCCTCATTCGTTGGGTTCCATGCAAGACCTG GTTATTGGAATATGCATTTGTGTTGGGGCTTGGTTGGCAGCCAGAGAGAATTCCCACAAATCCTGCAAGAAGGTTTATGAGGAGCAACTGGAGTTGGCTGTCTGCAGGCACGTTGAGCAGAGAACATCACAATGCTGCTGGTTCCATCTTAGGGCAGGAAGTGGAGAAGTAG
- the LOC130434520 gene encoding uncharacterized protein LOC130434520 isoform X5: protein MPGNTQKLCPGCNTLISVAFKTCPLCKQLQPYKTKVAKKRCNFQNKKAEWKKSIEKNNNRTVVLNSCHVMFIVKDRRRPQVAQKLLTLQKLLPPALQKLLPPTPQKLLPPAPQKLLPPAPQKLLPPTPQKPLPPAPPEAAAPIPPEAAATSPPEAAPTCPPEAAATNPPEAAPTSPPEAAAPIPPEAAATSPPEAAPTSPQEATATSPPEATATSPPEATSPPEATATSPQEATSPPEATATSPQEATSPPEATATSPQEATSPPEATATSPQEATSPQEATATSPQEATSPPEATATSPPEATGIDITGSSEATRPQAQKAKNRPRNEVHYPVQQMEASKKKKKYECPECCRRVSQNNFDYSKVLKKRVREGTEEVLIRWVPCKT, encoded by the exons ATGCCGGGAAACACACAGAAATTGTGCCCCGGGTGCAACACCCTGATAAGTGTTGCATTCAAGACATGCCCACTCTGCAAACAACTCCAGCCGTACAAAACAAAAGTTGCAAAAAAGAGATGCaactttcaaaataagaagGCTGAATGGAAGAAGTCAAtcgagaaaaacaacaacaggacAGTTGTACTTAATAGCTGCCATGTAATG TTCATTGTCAAAGACAGAAGAAGGCCACAAGTAGCACAGAAACTACTGACCCTCCAGAAGCTactgccaccagccctccagaagctgctgccaccaaccccccagaagctgctgccaccagccccccagaagctgctgccaccagccccccagaagctgctgccaccaaCCCCCCAGAAGCCGCTCCCACCAGcccccccagaagctgctgcccccattcccccagaagctgctgccaccagccccccagaagccgcTCCCACCTGtcccccagaagctgctgccaccaaCCCCCCAGAAGCCGCTCCCACCAGtcccccagaagctgctgcccccattcccccagaagctgctgccaccagccccccagaagccgcTCCCACCAGCCCCCAAGAAGCTactgccaccagccctccagaagccactgccaccagccccccagaagccaccagccctccagaagccactgccaccagcccccaagaagccaccagccctccagaagccactgccaccagcccccaagaagccaccagccctccagaagccactgccaccagcccccaagaagccaccagccctccagaagccactgccaccagcccccaaGAAGCCACCAGCCCTCAAGAAgccactgccaccagcccccaagaagccaccagccctccagaagccactgccaccagccccccagaagctaCCGGTATTGATATCACAGGCTCATCAGAAGCCACAAGACCCCAGGCCCAGAAGGCCAAAAATAGACCAAGAAATGAAGTACACT ATCCAGTCCAACAGATGGAAGCcagcaagaaaaagaaaaagt ATGAGTGTCCAGAATGCTGTAGGAGAGTGAGCCAAAACAACTTTGATTACTCCaaggttttgaaaaaaagagtgagagag GGAACAGAGGAGGTCCTCATTCGTTGGGTTCCATGCAAGACCTG a
- the LOC130434520 gene encoding neurofilament heavy polypeptide-like isoform X6, whose amino-acid sequence MPGNTQKLCPGCNTLISVAFKTCPLCKQLQPYKTKVAKKRCNFQNKKAEWKKSIEKNNNRTVVLNSCHVMFIVKDRRRPQVAQKLLTLQKLLPPALQKLLPPTPQKLLPPAPQKLLPPAPQKLLPPTPQKPLPPAPPEAAAPIPPEAAATSPPEAAPTCPPEAAATNPPEAAPTSPPEAAAPIPPEAAATSPPEAAPTSPQEATATSPPEATATSPPEATSPPEATATSPQEATSPPEATATSPQEATSPPEATATSPQEATSPPEATATSPQEATSPQEATATSPQEATSPPEATATSPPEATGIDITGSSEATRPQAQKAKNRPRNEVHYPVQQMEASKKKKKWNRGGPHSLGSMQDLWDQMEGLMGAFFFS is encoded by the exons ATGCCGGGAAACACACAGAAATTGTGCCCCGGGTGCAACACCCTGATAAGTGTTGCATTCAAGACATGCCCACTCTGCAAACAACTCCAGCCGTACAAAACAAAAGTTGCAAAAAAGAGATGCaactttcaaaataagaagGCTGAATGGAAGAAGTCAAtcgagaaaaacaacaacaggacAGTTGTACTTAATAGCTGCCATGTAATG TTCATTGTCAAAGACAGAAGAAGGCCACAAGTAGCACAGAAACTACTGACCCTCCAGAAGCTactgccaccagccctccagaagctgctgccaccaaccccccagaagctgctgccaccagccccccagaagctgctgccaccagccccccagaagctgctgccaccaaCCCCCCAGAAGCCGCTCCCACCAGcccccccagaagctgctgcccccattcccccagaagctgctgccaccagccccccagaagccgcTCCCACCTGtcccccagaagctgctgccaccaaCCCCCCAGAAGCCGCTCCCACCAGtcccccagaagctgctgcccccattcccccagaagctgctgccaccagccccccagaagccgcTCCCACCAGCCCCCAAGAAGCTactgccaccagccctccagaagccactgccaccagccccccagaagccaccagccctccagaagccactgccaccagcccccaagaagccaccagccctccagaagccactgccaccagcccccaagaagccaccagccctccagaagccactgccaccagcccccaagaagccaccagccctccagaagccactgccaccagcccccaaGAAGCCACCAGCCCTCAAGAAgccactgccaccagcccccaagaagccaccagccctccagaagccactgccaccagccccccagaagctaCCGGTATTGATATCACAGGCTCATCAGAAGCCACAAGACCCCAGGCCCAGAAGGCCAAAAATAGACCAAGAAATGAAGTACACT ATCCAGTCCAACAGATGGAAGCcagcaagaaaaagaaaaagt GGAACAGAGGAGGTCCTCATTCGTTGGGTTCCATGCAAGACCTG TGGGACCAAATGGAAGGACTCATGGGAGCCTTCTTCTTTTCTTGA
- the LOC130434520 gene encoding uncharacterized protein LOC130434520 isoform X4, with product MPGNTQKLCPGCNTLISVAFKTCPLCKQLQPYKTKVAKKRCNFQNKKAEWKKSIEKNNNRTVVLNSCHVMFIVKDRRRPQVAQKLLTLQKLLPPALQKLLPPTPQKLLPPAPQKLLPPAPQKLLPPTPQKPLPPAPPEAAAPIPPEAAATSPPEAAPTCPPEAAATNPPEAAPTSPPEAAAPIPPEAAATSPPEAAPTSPQEATATSPPEATATSPPEATSPPEATATSPQEATSPPEATATSPQEATSPPEATATSPQEATSPPEATATSPQEATSPQEATATSPQEATSPPEATATSPPEATGIDITGSSEATRPQAQKAKNRPRNEVHYPVQQMEASKKKKKYECPECCRRVSQNNFDYSKVLKKRVREGTEEVLIRWVPCKTCGTKWKDSWEPSSFLEE from the exons ATGCCGGGAAACACACAGAAATTGTGCCCCGGGTGCAACACCCTGATAAGTGTTGCATTCAAGACATGCCCACTCTGCAAACAACTCCAGCCGTACAAAACAAAAGTTGCAAAAAAGAGATGCaactttcaaaataagaagGCTGAATGGAAGAAGTCAAtcgagaaaaacaacaacaggacAGTTGTACTTAATAGCTGCCATGTAATG TTCATTGTCAAAGACAGAAGAAGGCCACAAGTAGCACAGAAACTACTGACCCTCCAGAAGCTactgccaccagccctccagaagctgctgccaccaaccccccagaagctgctgccaccagccccccagaagctgctgccaccagccccccagaagctgctgccaccaaCCCCCCAGAAGCCGCTCCCACCAGcccccccagaagctgctgcccccattcccccagaagctgctgccaccagccccccagaagccgcTCCCACCTGtcccccagaagctgctgccaccaaCCCCCCAGAAGCCGCTCCCACCAGtcccccagaagctgctgcccccattcccccagaagctgctgccaccagccccccagaagccgcTCCCACCAGCCCCCAAGAAGCTactgccaccagccctccagaagccactgccaccagccccccagaagccaccagccctccagaagccactgccaccagcccccaagaagccaccagccctccagaagccactgccaccagcccccaagaagccaccagccctccagaagccactgccaccagcccccaagaagccaccagccctccagaagccactgccaccagcccccaaGAAGCCACCAGCCCTCAAGAAgccactgccaccagcccccaagaagccaccagccctccagaagccactgccaccagccccccagaagctaCCGGTATTGATATCACAGGCTCATCAGAAGCCACAAGACCCCAGGCCCAGAAGGCCAAAAATAGACCAAGAAATGAAGTACACT ATCCAGTCCAACAGATGGAAGCcagcaagaaaaagaaaaagt ATGAGTGTCCAGAATGCTGTAGGAGAGTGAGCCAAAACAACTTTGATTACTCCaaggttttgaaaaaaagagtgagagag GGAACAGAGGAGGTCCTCATTCGTTGGGTTCCATGCAAGACCTG TGGGACCAAATGGAAGGACTCATGGGAGCCTTCTTCTTTTCTTGAAGAATGA
- the LOC130434520 gene encoding proteoglycan 4-like isoform X1 — MPGNTQKLCPGCNTLISVAFKTCPLCKQLQPYKTKVAKKRCNFQNKKAEWKKSIEKNNNRTVVLNSCHVMFIVKDRRRPQVAQKLLTLQKLLPPALQKLLPPTPQKLLPPAPQKLLPPAPQKLLPPTPQKPLPPAPPEAAAPIPPEAAATSPPEAAPTCPPEAAATNPPEAAPTSPPEAAAPIPPEAAATSPPEAAPTSPQEATATSPPEATATSPPEATSPPEATATSPQEATSPPEATATSPQEATSPPEATATSPQEATSPPEATATSPQEATSPQEATATSPQEATSPPEATATSPPEATGIDITGSSEATRPQAQKAKNRPRNEVHYPVQQMEASKKKKKYECPECCRRVSQNNFDYSKVLKKRVREGTEEVLIRWVPCKTWLLEYAFVLGLGWQPERIPTNPARRFMRSNWSWLSAGTLSREHHNAAGSILGQEVEK; from the exons ATGCCGGGAAACACACAGAAATTGTGCCCCGGGTGCAACACCCTGATAAGTGTTGCATTCAAGACATGCCCACTCTGCAAACAACTCCAGCCGTACAAAACAAAAGTTGCAAAAAAGAGATGCaactttcaaaataagaagGCTGAATGGAAGAAGTCAAtcgagaaaaacaacaacaggacAGTTGTACTTAATAGCTGCCATGTAATG TTCATTGTCAAAGACAGAAGAAGGCCACAAGTAGCACAGAAACTACTGACCCTCCAGAAGCTactgccaccagccctccagaagctgctgccaccaaccccccagaagctgctgccaccagccccccagaagctgctgccaccagccccccagaagctgctgccaccaaCCCCCCAGAAGCCGCTCCCACCAGcccccccagaagctgctgcccccattcccccagaagctgctgccaccagccccccagaagccgcTCCCACCTGtcccccagaagctgctgccaccaaCCCCCCAGAAGCCGCTCCCACCAGtcccccagaagctgctgcccccattcccccagaagctgctgccaccagccccccagaagccgcTCCCACCAGCCCCCAAGAAGCTactgccaccagccctccagaagccactgccaccagccccccagaagccaccagccctccagaagccactgccaccagcccccaagaagccaccagccctccagaagccactgccaccagcccccaagaagccaccagccctccagaagccactgccaccagcccccaagaagccaccagccctccagaagccactgccaccagcccccaaGAAGCCACCAGCCCTCAAGAAgccactgccaccagcccccaagaagccaccagccctccagaagccactgccaccagccccccagaagctaCCGGTATTGATATCACAGGCTCATCAGAAGCCACAAGACCCCAGGCCCAGAAGGCCAAAAATAGACCAAGAAATGAAGTACACT ATCCAGTCCAACAGATGGAAGCcagcaagaaaaagaaaaagt ATGAGTGTCCAGAATGCTGTAGGAGAGTGAGCCAAAACAACTTTGATTACTCCaaggttttgaaaaaaagagtgagagag GGAACAGAGGAGGTCCTCATTCGTTGGGTTCCATGCAAGACCTG GTTATTGGAATATGCATTTGTGTTGGGGCTTGGTTGGCAGCCAGAGAGAATTCCCACAAATCCTGCAAGAAGGTTTATGAGGAGCAACTGGAGTTGGCTGTCTGCAGGCACGTTGAGCAGAGAACATCACAATGCTGCTGGTTCCATCTTAGGGCAGGAAGTGGAGAAGTAG